The genomic interval AGTGCTTGAGATATTTCATGAGAAGTATACCTTGCTCCAGAAGCTATTACTGCTTTATGAACCTTCATGCCATAGTAGCCCTTGCCTCCAAAAGCTGGAAGAAGTGATGGATGAATGTTGAATATAGATCTTTCATAAGCTCGGATCAGTTCCACTGGTATCAGTTTGAGGTATCCAGCTAAAAGAACAAAATCTACCTCGAATTTCCtgattaaaaatgtattacacGTTAATAATGTAACCACTCCATGCAGTAGATTGAAAGTCTTCCTTTGTCCCCTTTTACAGATTTTGCCATATTTGAGTTACACTGGTTTCAACTTTTATTTGGTTTCAACTTTGCAAAGAATCCACACATCagattcattaaaaaaataaagacccCAGACTCTAAAGTAAAATACAATTGCAAGAAATCAATTAAAGAAGCATCAAACCTTAGTGTATCAACAAGGTCACAGGGAGATAATCCTTTGGGTTCATCCCTTGCTTTAGGGAACAATATAACTGGGATACCATTATTTCTTGCATACTCTGCACCTCCACACTCTGGAATTAcatgaaacaaaaaaacaaattttagtaTACCAAGGCTCAAAATAAAAGCGAAATCAAAAAACAGTCCAAACAAGCATCCCAAACAAGACAAGGAAGTTTAGCAGGCATGAAATCCTAATCCAGTCATCCAGTGACTATTATAAGCTAAAATTGAAGGAGATACGCTTCTAGGAAAAGCAAGATTTTAGCTAAGCTGGATGATGACACAAAAggacaaaaataaaagaaaagggaTATTAAGATAGAGAATTACCACTTTTATTTGTGACCAATACAGTAACATCTCCATGAAGCGATCCCCTTTTGGAGGCCTCGTGAATTGATCTGAAGTTGGATCCTCCGCCAGACACGAAAACTGCTAGTTTTTTTCTTCTCACTGTGACCTGCGCCCTCACCTCATGGTCCTCCTCGGGTTCTGAAGTACTACTACTACTCTTGCTACACCATATTCTCCAAGAACTAGAACAAGCTTCTTTGTGCACAAAACTGATAGCATGTAAAGCTGCACTTGGGACGTCAAGATTCTGAGATTGAACAAAAGGGTATGTCGATGAAGAGAGTAGAGGAGGGAAATTTAAAGAGAATGATCGCTTCACCGTTGGAATTGAAGGCGCTAGTGATGATTTTGGAAAAAATCTGGAAATAATCTGCTGAGCTTCCAtggaaaaattaatttaagtcTGTGTTTGATGTTGTTGGCGAGGTTGAAAAAGTTAAGTTAAGGGATAGGTAAAACTGATTGAAGGGGCCGAATGAAACAACACAATTATGATCTTCAAGACAGCGCTCTGTGTCAAGAACTTTGTCTAAACTTCCAATGCATCACAAAGAAACTCACATCAATTAGTAACTCATCACAATAAGAAAGccaagaaaaaacaaaagttaTCGTGTGAAAGCACACAAGTACACTAGACCCAAAATAAGAATTCCTTTTAGAACAACTCCAACGTGGTTGCTTATACAAACAATTCTTctgaatataaaaaagaaaaccaaaacgAGAAAAACCCAGATAACAAAAGCACAATTTTTTAATTGTGGAAAACCGAAATCAGAAGCTTAGTCCCAAAATCAATAGCAACATTTGTCGAAAACCAATATCAGAAGGACAAACCCAAAAAATATGAACAGAATCTAAAATCACAAGCACAGTTCCAAATAACAGATGCACCATCCAAAATCAGCAGCAGCAACTGTGGACAGTCAAAACAACAAAAGCTCAAATGTTTACCTTTTGGGTCTGCAAGGAGTAACGCTTGTGCACGCGTTATTAAGCGGGTGGCGAAGAAGAACGAGCGAAAAAAAGATTCGACAAGGACGAGGTTACGACGCAAAGTTGGTCATTGGTGAGAGCGAAGAAACACTCTGGGGGCGGCAACTGAATCCTGTCCTatgttgaaatattttaaattgaaattattttaaacaaaaataataataaacaagttaataataatattttaaaatctattaTCTCTTATCTAGTCTTTTATTGactctttttcttccaaaaaaaaTGACTTATTAATCTTTTTATCcataaaaatatgtaatataataattaaaatttatacaaaagtaTCAATatacattataataaaaatatatacaaataataaattaaattgccgtataattaattatgagaATTATCAGGGGTGTTTTTCGCAAgattttataatgaaaatatataattgataattattaaaataaaaggtgATATAAATAGATTGGTATATTTGAGTGcaataaaaatagaagaaattaTTGTCATTAATCTTTTTTGGTAATTATAGTTTGTGTGATTTTTTACTTCAATAATTTTACTATTTCtatgtaatataaaatattattattcattgtTTTACTTATATGACATTGTCAAAtgcaaatttttaaaatgtatatttaagAAAAGTTTATTTATTACACGAGTGTTTATTAATGGCTTTTCTCTTTTATACAACATCAGAGACTAACGTCGGAAATTGaagagaaattttttatttttttttatcggcaatagaAGAGAAAAAATTAGGAAGTGGGTTTTTGTTTAACTAGCTTTACAGAAAATGCAGTACATAATTGATCTCTATATTTTGGAATATGTATAGggttttgtattattttttttgtttctcttcttttattataatatataattgaaatggcgtacattattttatattttagcaAACAAGTGGACAAAACTTTGAATCAAAGACAAAATTTcttaaacaaataattattttatacatgTCACCGACAATACTAAACCAACATATATGGtgatgtaaaataaaatactatagTTTGATAAGGTTTTGAGGAAGGTGTTTGAAGGAGATGATTTACTACGTTAAGCACGGGAAACTGGTATTAGATGGAAACTTAAATTACAAGAAAATGTTGGCAAATACTCCCAACACCTCCATTGGTTCCTGCACCTCCTTATAGTTTTGAGATTCCAtcttagtatttatttttattttattcttttacacagattacataatccataacactttcattatattataacaCTTTCATTATATAATGTATGTACCAAAAGCTAAATCTAAGCTAAATCTAAATCCATATTCTGTATAACCAATTTGATTATACAATCTGATTGATCATACTGAATTTGGGTTTAGCTTTCAACTTGAACAATCTGAtatgtaatttaaattatataatattccAGAATCGGGTGTGTTCCGATATAAAAACGATACTTTTCTTTGTGAGTTCCATGCGTGTCTGAATATGATTCAAAGCTGAAAGATAAGGTTTAAATTAAAAGTGTAATAATCAAAATTCCAAGTTCTTAAGAATATGAACTCTTTCAAAAAGCTGGTAGAGTCCGAATGTTGCATTAATGACTCCTTATCGCATTTAATTCCCAATTTGTTCTACGGTTTATGGTTTGTTTCCTCTGGAAAGCGATCTACATGATATATAGACATGATAaagtttttttctatatttggaGGTAACAACTGCATGAAGCcatcaacaacaacaaattaGATGATGATCATATTGTGTGGACACTTAGCACAAGGAATCTTTTCCATCTCCAGGAAACTTTTGCATGCTACAACAACCTCTACGGGAATACATTGGAACAGGTTTTGCTTTAAAATTTTAGGTTCTTATATAAGCTTTTAATTTTGATCCACTAACCTTACAACTGATTTATGACCAATATTATACTAGATCCGGGCTTACACTGAATTGTGCATTTCACATTTTtctaccaatatttttttttttctgtttatggTCGATCATTTTTGCCCAATAAAGTGAAGGTTCTATTAGGAGGGGTCGCGTATAAATTAGAACTGAATTGAACTTGGCTTTGGTAACGATATTACCTATATACTTCACTactcaattttaattaaaaatgaccTTAGTATACGCATAACCATCAAAATGCAGTTACAAGACCTATACCAAGTTCCTCTGCAAGCTCATCCCCGACAGGAACAAGAGTCAAGACAACAAGAAAAATAGCAACTGCTACAAGTGCCTTTCTCCATGTTCCAGCTTCTGTCACATCATTTAAGCACGGTTTCTCTGGAGCCCTCTGCAAAAATTACAAATCAGTAAgtaaaaattcaaatataattgCAAAAAACAATTAACTACAGTTTCATCGTTTCCTTTCAATCAAGACAAGTATTTGCATACCTGACATAACAAAACATAAAGCCCCCAAGGAAGTGAAAGAGGTCCACCAAGCTGTTGAAAGgagtaaaagaaaacaaaagtgCAATTTagcttttttaataaaaaaatggaaaacaataaattaccataataaatcaagaaaaatgACTAAACAATGAGGAACATATGTCCTATTTCCTTTCAGGAGTTAGTAAACAAGAAAATGCAGAAAGGCTGGTAACTATGTGTGCAACCAAATGATGTAAAGGTTGAACTTTCAACAATGTTATTCAACAACCATATGTTTGATTTGTTTAATCTAAACGAAAGATCAGACATACCACTCCTAATCCAAGCAATGTATAAGTGGTTAAACCAAAGCCAACTAGCGCATTTTTTCCAAAAGCACCCTGCAAAACACATGTAGCAGAGTTAGCATATGCTTTTTACAACACTATATATTAGATAGTTCAGaacaat from Phaseolus vulgaris cultivar G19833 chromosome 1, P. vulgaris v2.0, whole genome shotgun sequence carries:
- the LOC137813867 gene encoding phosphoribosylglycinamide formyltransferase, chloroplastic, yielding MEAQQIISRFFPKSSLAPSIPTVKRSFSLNFPPLLSSSTYPFVQSQNLDVPSAALHAISFVHKEACSSSWRIWCSKSSSSTSEPEEDHEVRAQVTVRRKKLAVFVSGGGSNFRSIHEASKRGSLHGDVTVLVTNKSECGGAEYARNNGIPVILFPKARDEPKGLSPCDLVDTLRKFEVDFVLLAGYLKLIPVELIRAYERSIFNIHPSLLPAFGGKGYYGMKVHKAVIASGARFSGPTIHFVDEHYDTGRILAQRVVPVLANDTAEDLAARVLNEEHQLYVEVVEALCEERVVWREDGVPLIQSRENPNDFR